The Hevea brasiliensis isolate MT/VB/25A 57/8 chromosome 1, ASM3005281v1, whole genome shotgun sequence DNA segment TTCAGTTAACATTATTATTAAGGCTTTTTGTGAAATgggtattttggataaagcataTTTGGTCATGGTACAGATGGAAAAGTTGGGGATAACACCTGATGTGATTACATACACAACACTTATATCAGCATTTTATAACAATAATCGATGTGAAATTGGTAATGGCTTGTGGAATCGTATGGTGCGCAGGGGGTGCTTACCCAACCTTGCAACATTTAATGTTAGGATTCAATTTCTAGTTAAGAGAAGACAATCTTGGCAAGCTAATGATGTGATGTGTTTGATGCAGAGAATTGGGATTGCACCAGATGAGGTTACTTATAATTTGGTCATCAAAGGGTTCTGTCAGGCTGGGTATCTTGAGATGGGCAAAAGGGTGTACTCTGCTTTGCATGGGAAGGGGTATAAACCCAATGTTAAAATTTATCAAACCATGGTTCATTATCTGTGTAAGGGTGGGGACTTTGATTTGGCATATACCATGTGTAAAGACTGCTTGAAAAGGAGTTGGTTTTTGAACGTCGATACCATTTATGCACTGCTTGAGGGGCTAAAAAGGAACAGACACCTTGGCAAGGCTAAGATGATTGTGACATTAGCTCAAAGAAGAGTGCCTCCTTTTTCTTCAAATCAATTGAGTTCTTTCCACTCCATATTGTCTAGAAGTTGATTCAGTTGATGGAAAGACTTGGATGAGTTTGATTATTGTAATCTACCGCTTAACAAGACTTCTGATTCTTTTCAATTGATTTTTGGTAGATTGCAAAACTAAATGGACATCAAGTCTTACTGGTTATATCAGATAAATGGCACttccatttcttcaattattctatTTTACAAACTCAATAAAGTTATGGTGACAAAGTTCTAATGGATGGTGCTGTGGTTCGTGTAAGTTGCCAAATTCATGCAAAAACACTTTCTATTAATTTCAAGTACAAATATAATGGCATAAATATGTGTTTGAGTATGTGTGCATATGCATTAATTATTGAGCATCTTTTCCTTCAACCATGAGAGTATGCAACTATACATTTGGTATGCGTTCAATTGTCTAATTTCTTGTAAATTGGTGTGCCATTATCATTTTCAATTGGTATGTTTAATATATTGGTTAAATTTGAAGTTTTGGCTTTATGATACTAGATGGGTTTGTATGCTATAATGATGTGGATGATGATTTTATATGTGTTGTTTTGATTTGATGTTAGCTGATTTCTAAGGTCAGGCATGTCTCTAAATTTCTTTTGTCAGCATTATTTATGAAGAGCTTGATGGCAACAGAAGGAAGTCAATAATCTCGTTGCTACATTTTGCTTAAATGCCAATATTGGTAAGCATCATATTTTGCTTTTAAGTTAGGTTTGGCATAAACATCAATTTTTTTATGATACTTATTAAGTTCAAGTTTTAGGTTTGGCATAAACATCAATTTT contains these protein-coding regions:
- the LOC110643847 gene encoding pentatricopeptide repeat-containing protein At1g80150, mitochondrial produces the protein MLSLRPIRRFCRSAAAAIASTDSRAAVSNHVLNPKRLEEPALIKLKAERDPEKLFNLFKANAQNRLVIENRFAFEDTVSRLAGARRFDYIVHLLEHQKTLPQGRREGFIVRIIMLYGKAGMTKHAINTFYDMHLYGCRRTAKSFNAALKVLTRTRDLGAIEAFLNEVPEKFDIILDIFSVNIIIKAFCEMGILDKAYLVMVQMEKLGITPDVITYTTLISAFYNNNRCEIGNGLWNRMVRRGCLPNLATFNVRIQFLVKRRQSWQANDVMCLMQRIGIAPDEVTYNLVIKGFCQAGYLEMGKRVYSALHGKGYKPNVKIYQTMVHYLCKGGDFDLAYTMCKDCLKRSWFLNVDTIYALLEGLKRNRHLGKAKMIVTLAQRRVPPFSSNQLSSFHSILSRS